A stretch of DNA from Hemitrygon akajei chromosome 4, sHemAka1.3, whole genome shotgun sequence:
ctggaagaactcagcatgcccccaagcagcatcgatggaaaagagtaaacagtcaacatttcgagctgaaacccttcttcaagacAGGATATTGAAATAGCGTCAGTTGTGCATGGTTGTGTTAAGAgggatccccctccccccacactgctAGCTGGCAAGAAATAAGTAGTAAcacaattcaaaactgttttgctcactgtggtttcaaggcATGGAGTTGCCAGAAACTGCCTggagtgaaaattaaatgattttactacttcaacaagttaggaactatgaagaatgtgAAGGTATcaccaatcatcttgaatgttataatgaaaatgaagatttggaggatacaatcAATAATAGCATTGTTCGAAGTCAGTCCTTTACCTGCACTAGTAATCTGCACTGATTACAGCCAAAAGAACgcagcagcatacactggatgaattcctctgtcgataactattaggaactagtacagttttacagtactgtagtagtattggtagtgttctaatttgttctgtatttcatttaattacataatttgttactcagttaaatggtagtttgtctttaatacctttttaactatttccatgaaacttttcctaactggggcagccacttaattgggccaaattgtactggtcccaatgtgtcccaactaaccagaatccactgtatttgaaaACAAGTGTCTAATTCCTCTGAAATTTAACAAGATTTAAGGTCAAGTCTACTTCACCTCTATAGTTAAATACCACATTCAGGAgtcaatctggtgaactttcATCGTACTCACACACTTTAGTGATCTATAAATAATAAGACTCACCTGATTCTGCAGTGAAGGCCAACAAACCATGTGGCTTGATAATTGCAAGCTCCAACTGCATGCTAATTTTGATTTGTGTACAAGGCCCCACTGAATTTGCTGCCTTTCAATCTCTCATCATTTAACACCACTACTTTTCAAATCTCTCCTCAGAGTAGATGTCTTTTTTCTGCATTAGGTTCCATCTGCTTGTGCATCCATATCCCAGAGATGTTCTTGCATCTTCCACACGCCTACACTGCCACCTAGCAGTAAAGTTTGATTTAGCAATGGGCCCTGCTATAATATTGTCAGATTATTAGTTAACCTTTTCTCATTACACAATACTAGATCTGAAATAGCCTGTTCTCTCATTGATTCCTCATGCCTGTAGATGATCACATATTCCCTTCCTTTTTACTGTTTCTCAGCTGCATCAAATGTACCTACCGTTCACTATATACATCCTATCTTGATCTGACTTcacaaaatgcatcattttgtattTCTCTGGATTGAATGCTTTTATCATTCCTTAATCCACTTAGCCAGCTGATCAATATCTCTCCTCCCCCCCAGTAATTTTTGATAACCTATCCATGATACCATCTATTTTACTGacatctgcaagcttactaaccaTTATATATTCTCAAATTGTTCATATAAATGACCAAATAGATAACAGTGAGCTCAATCCATGTGGCACATCATTATTCACAAGAATCCAATTCAAAGAACAATCTTTGACCATTGCCTTCTGTTCTATATCTGCAGCAAAAGATTGTGCTGTACAGATTTGCTGCTTGTAAATTCCTAGATTAAAGCCAAAGAAATTAAACCCAAAATCCATCATAACTGAGAGGTAATTCAGACCACTGATCTATAGTGCAGGGTGGTGTGTATTCATAATTGTGATTTTCTGTAATATGAAGCCATGTAATCTGCACATGTCAAGAAgtgaaaattgattttttttaaaaaaaaactaccaacccagcaacaaattccataagaGTTCATTTTTATTGTATCCCAGATCTATTGGCATTAATTTGTGAATTCCAAAAGGGAAAATTTCCTTTCCCACAACTGCCATTACATGGGAGTCACCTGCAATTCCTTGCATTTCAATTAGTCAACATAAATGTAGCACAAATTCAAAAGGTCTTAAATAATACTTATTAACTTTAATCATTGATTATTTTAATGAAAAACAAAAGAATGCACTATCACTGTACACCGACAAAATACAACAGATAGATTAGTGACAAAGCTTTACATCTTGTGCAAATAGTTCTGCAAAGATATTTATTGGACTGTTAATATTCAGGACCGCGGTTTAGAAATTTTTTACATATAATGAACACATTACAGCACccataaagaaaataaaaatgttaTACTTCTTTCTTCTTAATTATCAATGGACCCACGTTATCGCCCGTCAATTCATTGTGCTTGTTGTGAGAACCATCACAAACAGGgaactaaaaaaaagaaaataagacCACTCAAGTTCATTCCCTGATTCAATACACATTCACAATTTGTTCTAGTATCCAATGTCATAGTAGAGTATGCTGTGGAATGGAAACATTCCAGTTCGAGTTATTGTCCTTTCATCAAGAGGCTGCTAACTTTATAATCAACTAATACCATTAAATACAGGCAAAAAAAGTTCTGACCCGCAAAAattaacagcaacacacacaaaatgctggagagactcggcaggtcaggtgacatctatggaaatgaacagtcgatgttttgggctgagaccttttttcaggactggaaaggaaggggtgggggaagatgccagaataaaaaggtgggggaggggaaggaggctagccagaaggtgagaggtgaagccattTGGGTGGGaaagatgaagggctggagaggaaggaatctgttgggaggggagagtggaccatagaagaaagggaaggcggGACCCAGgagaaggtgataggcagttgagaagaggcgagaggttagagtggggaatagaagaggggagagggagggaaaatgaACAACTTTCTGGAATCCAAATTCTTTGCAATGAACTGTCATTGTGGTCAGGATAATTTAAAACAGGCATCATATTATTGAAATACTTATGACATATGTAAATTGATTTAAACATTTCCTCATTGCCAGAAATCAGAAGCTTCAGCTCAGCCACTCCAGCTACATGTACACTGACAAAGACCTGGCTCAATTTGAGGACAAGCACTACTGAACACCACCTGTTAGGAAACACATGTCAACACAACAGTTTGAACTTTAAATGCATTGACATTACCCTAAATTATGCTGAAATGCCAATGAAGGAATTGCTTTTATACAGAAAAGTTTTCCCAGAGCATCCCAAAGATCTGAGCTAATGAAATTACTTGTCAACATCAAAGGCTGTTTTTTCCCAGATGCAAAGCACACTCAGGAAGGCTCCACAAATAGTAAAATGCACATTTCTCTCTTTTGATAATTGAGCCAGAGAATGGAAAGAATTTTCTGCCAAATAATGGATTAGTTTACATTCACCTAGCCAAGCATTCAAGAGTTCAGGTCTTTTGAAAGGCAGAAGCACCTCAACCTAAAAGACACCAATTTTGTCCACATTTGCTTATAAATAAAAATGGGAGCAGCTGCCTCTGAAGAACTGTATTAAGGCATAACACTGTTCCTCAAACTATAAACTAGAACAATTTCTAATCACTGCTGGATGTTTGAAACCTGTTTTATCAAATCCAACTGACAAAGAATTGATGCACAAAGAGCTGCAAAGACTGAAGATGAAAATTTTACTCAATTATGTGAGAAGGGCAGCTGGCTAAGCTCACAAAGTAAACTGTACCTTATCTGTTGCTATCATCACCTTCTATACTGTAACCAAAGTATGCCATGGTTACTGAGGTTGTTAATATGATCACGTATCCTTATTCCAATCACAAGTAGGGATTCCGTTTTGAGTATTCTCTTGTCTATGCTCTTGAGTGCAAGGAAACATCTCCAAGCTCAAATGGATAAACAGAGGCCTTCTCATCTGGTGTATAATGGACATTGCAGCACTCAGCGAAACACACCAAGCAGACAAGGGCCAGCTTACAGAACGTGGTGGTGGGTACACCTTCTTCTGGAGCGGTCGCAGCAGCACTGAATGACGAGAGGCTGGCGTTGGATTTGCCATCCGATCCCACCTCGCTCATAAACTTGCCAAGCTTCCAGAGGGCATCAACGATCGCCTGATGACGCTTCGGCTCCCACTTGGCAATAAGAGGAGTGCAACGCTGATCAGCGCATATGCCCCAACGATGACCAACACAGATAACATCAAAGATAAGTTCTATGAAGAACTTGACGCCCTCATAGCAGCAGTCTCACAGTCAGAGAAGACAATAAGCTTCTCTGACTGTGGGACTGCAGCTATGAGGGCGTCAAGTTCTTATTGTCCTCGGGGACTTTAACGCCAGAGTGGGGACAGATTACCAGACCTGGGAAGGGATTCTTGGAAGACATGGTATtggcaagtgtaacagcaatggcctgCTGCTCCTCAAGACATACGCTACGCATGACCCTGTCATCACCAACACCCTATTCTGCCTCCCTACCCGTAACAAGACATCTTGGATGCATCCACGCTCTAGACACTGGCATCTGATGGACTATGTCATCACCAGAAAGAGGGACTGGCAAGACgtgagagtgacaaaggccaTGTGTGGTGCCGACTGCTGGACAGATCGTCGACTCATAGTGTCCAAGTTTAAACTTCGcatcctgcctgtgagaagaccccaaggtcagaagactgcaaagaggctcaatgtctccaagctgaagagcagcgtagttgcagaagaatttcgtgaagacctagatagcaggctgcttgacacaccccaggatgaccacaccagcattgaagagcagtggacggctttcagagatgctGTCTACTCTACCGCTCTCGAACACCTCAGACCAGCAATCTGTAGATATCAAGACTGGTTCAATGAGAACGAcgaggagatacaggcactgtTGTCAGAGAAACACCAACCGTTCAGGACGCACCTGAAcgatcccacatcacaagcaaAAGTAGATGCCTTCACCAGTGCAAGacggaaagtgcagaagaaactccgtgagattcaggatgtctggttcagcaataaggCCAATGAGATCCAGGGCTATGCAGACAGTCACGACACCAAGCACTTCTACGACACTTTGAAGGCTATGTATGGACCTCAGTCCTCtagctcctcccccctcctcagtgcagatgggactcggctgctgacagagaaaaagcagattttggagagatgggctgaacacttcaaccaggtcctcaaccgccctgccgaaatcaatgatgaggccattgcttgcctacctcaggtggagatcaacctggaccttgacaacctccccacagaagaAGTAGTCAGAAAAGCCATCAGGCCACTTTCTTGTGgcaaagcaccaggatcagatgcaatccctgctgaagtctacaaagcaggaggcccattcatgatgtagaagctgactgagctcttccagtctatgtggaacgaaggaaaggtcccgcaacagttgaaagatgccagtatggtccacatctacaagaggaaaggcaaccgccagtcttgtgacaatcaccgaggcatctccctcctgtccatagctgggaagatcttggctcgcgtcctgcttaatcgccttctccaacaccttgagcaaggtctcctcccagaaagccagtgtggcttccgtgcagagcgtggaactgtcgacatgatatttgctgcacgccaactccagggaaaatgagcagcatagcaacctctttatgaccttcgtcgatctgaccaaggcatttgatgcggtcagcagagatggcttatggaagataatggagaagtttggctaCCCTAGCAGATTCATCACAattgttcggcagttccacgatggcatgatggtgaaagttttggatgatggtgatgagtcagaagccttcccagtgacgaacggtatgaagcaaggatgcgttctcgcccctacactctttagcatggtcttctctgctatgctgaatgatgccttccgCAATTGTCAGGATAGTATACACATTAGATACAGGACTGGTGGTAGGCTATTCAACCTCCGCCatctacaggctgttacaaaggtaaaggagaccatcgtcagagacctcttattcgctgatgattgtgccctcaattccagcacagagcagaagatgcagcaaGAAATGGACTGCCTCTCACAGGCCTGTGACAACTTCGGACctacaatcagcaccaaaaagaccgaagttatgtaccagcccgcacccggaaccacacatcacagtaaaggggcagaagctactggcagtcgacagctttacttacctgggcagtactctatcacgagtggtgaacatagatgcagagatcagcaacagaattgccaaagccagtgccacctttgggagactccgtgagaatgtatgggagcagagaggactcagccttaccaccaagctgaaggtctaccgagcagtggttctcaccaccctcctctatgccagcgagacctggactgtctacagcagacacgctaaactgctcaaccacttccacttgagctgcctccgcagacttctccacgtagaatggcaggacaaagtcccagacacggaggtcctggagcgggctagcacccacagcgtctacaccctcctacagaaagcccaagacagatgggctggccatgtcgtcaggatgtctgacagtcgactaccaaaacagctgttgtatggagagctgagccaggacaagcgctcagttggagggcagaagaaatgtttcaaagactgcctcaaagacctcaacatcaatcccagtagctgggaatcgcttgctctggaccgcccaacctggtggagcaggaccagtaaaggagcgtatgcagcagaaatcagacgcaccgcagaggctcagaggaaacgcgctgcgcgcaaggctcgagctacctccacttccactgcagcacctaccctcatgtgtcccacatgtgggcgagctttcagggcccggattggcctcaccagtcacctctggacccacagtcacaaaccctccacctgacagaagtcgtggtcgtcttcgactccgaaggacgaacaacaacaacaacataatGACCATCAGTTCACTGTACATGCACCTCAGCTGGAATGCCCTACAACAAAACAGTTGCATATCATTACCGTCTTTGATCGCCAACATCTGCAGTACGCTGCTTTCGTAAATTGCAGGTCCTCAATGTTGATTTCATTCACCACTTTGGGGTTCTCCTTCTGGATCTTTAGATTGATCAAGCTGTCCTTCTGCTGCTTCTTTCGAGGAATGAAAGGGCGAATAGCAAGGTATCCAAGCAGTGCTAGAACTCCAAGAAACGGCAGCAACCGCAGCCATTCTGCAActgaaggcaaaaaaaaaagcgaGGTTATAAGATTTTCAGTACCACTGCTCAAAAGAGGCAAAGGCTACAGCAACAGTTAAGAATCTGAGATCCTGAATTAAAAATTGCTATTAAATGATAGTAACCTGTAAGGTGCAGGGTGCAAAACCTGAGAACACTTATGACAAAGAATGTGACCATGCCGCCAATTTGCCCATGCTTGTGAGAATGTCATTTCTTGGCCTGTGGTGAAAGAGGTCACAGTTCTCCAATAAATCATCTAGTGTGGGGAAGATTTCGCCTTGGGATGCAAGTTTGGACACTCCCACTGCTTGTTTTCCCtcaattcccccccaccccaccaatttATTTAAACTTACATTACCTAGTTACTGATTTCACTGGCACAGTAAATACACAGGTGATAACTTTGCACAGGATGTATTCTCAGGAATGGGGCTGCTTAAGGAACTTGTGCTAAAAGGGTCATTATAACATTATACATATGGAGAAGTGTTACTATGAGGACTAGGGTGCTGAAAGCCACCTTCAAATGCCCCAGTGAAATGCCCTATAGATTAACGTGGAGAGGCTGCTTACAAAGGCTAAATATGGAACAGATATACCTTTCTTTGGCTGCACACCTCTTCCTCACAGAGGTTTCTCTATGGTGATAAGCTCAGTAGTTGTTAGCCAATGAGATTGTGTGCCAAACACAGAGGGGATATAGCAGCTTCCATCACATTCAAATGTCTGTCAACACATACTGACGGTTCTGCCCATCCTCAACATTAATCCACACTCACCATCACCATACCCTACAGAATGCAGTCCTGATTCTCTCATCTCAGTACCGAGCAACCACTCTGCTCACCCTGTTCCATTTAATACCAATCTCACAGTCTGCTCCTTGGTACTTAGTCATGGGATATTCATTGTTTTGGGGGATGCAAGTGTAAGGTGACGCTCCACAAGTGTCCTGGCATAGCAGCAGCAGACAGGAGTCTGCCTGGTTCCCAGCAGGACAGAACACAGGCCAAGCAGTTGTATTTTCACAACGTATCAAGGGGGATACGTACCTATGGTGTTTGGACATGACAGAGTTAATGAATCAGTGATTCTGTACAACAGTACTAAGCATAATACATTGCAGGATCTTACTATTTATCCTCTTTGCCATCTCAATTTCATACCAAGAATCATATAACATGGAAACAACTGGTTCCTGCTGACCAGGAtgtcccatttgccagcatttagCCCATAATCTTACAaatctttccaatccatgtacttgtccaactgtcttttaaaagttgttgtcCCACTTCCTCCAGCAACTGATTCCACATAAATACCACTCTTTTTGTGGAAAAATAAAGTTCCTCCTCAAGTTCCTCTTAAATTTTTCCCCTCGCCTTAattctatgtcctctagttcttgataccTCAATTTTGGGTGAATAAAATTGAGTGCATTCACCCTCTCTAtgccccctcatgattttaaacacctctataagatcacctccaGTCTCCTAAAGTCCaagcctgtccaacctctcccgaCAGTTTGGTATTTCAAGTCCTGatagcatccttgtaaatattctcttcactctttccagtttagaaATGCTTCCTAGAAGAGCGACCAAAACTGaccacaatgctccaagtgcactCTCACCAGCATCCTCTACAACCACACCATGTCCTCCCAAATTTTATACTCAATATGCTCTTTGTCATCTCAATGAAGGTCATGTGTCaaaagccttcctcaccacctgacctttcagggaaccatgtactgtactccaagatccctctgttttatAACAGCTGCTAGggccctgccattcaatgtgaaagTCCTACCCagatttgacttcccaaaatccaacaaccttgcatttactttttatacttttttgtttagagatatagcatgataacaggcccttccagctcaatgaGCTTGTGCTGCACAACTTCACCCACGTGACTAAACTACTAACCcgtgcgtctttggaatgtgggaggaaagatgagcagccagagaaaacccacacactcataaGGAGAATCTACAAACTCCTTCAGACAGCTgcaggtcactgacactgtaacagtgttacactaatggctatgaTACGgttatctgaattaaactccacttactcagctgatcaagatccccctgCATTTTGCCCTCCTTCATTGTCTGCTATAGCACCTATTTTAGTGTCTTCTGCAAACATGCCAACTGTGCCTTGCACATTCTTAtccaaattgttttttttttttattttatttaattgcatttttaagtgATTACAAGTGTGGGGAAAAAAGTATATATCCCTCCCCCCTAatttccctatataaaaaaagaaaaattaagaaagaagaaaaaagaaagaaagagtgcctggttgttggaaggtctccacatgctccatggagttcttaataactttagtatatatatttatttctttccccaagtaaccaattatttcatcttcagagcacctatatatttaatcctgtcttttgtaaataagggcaccaaattttcaaaaatgtttcatatttatctcttaaattataagtaattttttctaatggaatacagccatagatttcttttttccaacaatctatacttaaatatgtatctgatttccaagtaattgcaatagcctttttggctacagccagtgcaatttttatgaattctttctgatatttatttagtttgagtttcggttttatcccttcaatatcacctagtaaaagtaatattggattatgaggaagttgtattcccgtaatttgttccaataaaagtcttaaatttgtcccaaaaggttgaattttagaacaagaccatgtagaatgtaaaaatgtaccagtttcttggttacatcggaaacactgatcagataaacttggatttaatttatttattttttgtggtgtaatatataattgatgtaaaaagttatattgcactaatcttaaccgaacatttattgtatttgtcatactatcaagacatagtcttgaccaatttgtttcttcaattttaatattcaaatcactttcccatttttgtcttgacttatggactccttgtttaattgcctgtttttgaatcaaattatacatacaagatataaattttttaatatttcctttttgaattaaaatttctatttcattagatttcggcaataacattgtttgacctagtttttctcttatgtaagcccttagttgaaagtaacaaaataaagtgttatttgatactttatatttattctttaattgatcgaatgacattaatatacctccttcaaaacaatctcctatgtatttaatccctttttgaaaccaattatataaaagttgattgtccattgtaaaaggaataagtctattttgaattaaagatctctttgctaataaagatttttttgtctcatcatcaacatttatcttattccataaatcaatcaaatgttttaatataggagattctttcttttcccgtatccatttagattcccatttatatataaaatcttctggtacgttttctcctattttatctagttctattctaatccatgccggtttatctttctcaaaaaaagatgcaataaatctaagttgatttgctttataataattcttgaaatttggaagttgtaaccctcctagatcaaatttccatgtcaatttttccaacgatattcttgacatcttacctttccagagaaacttcctcacatatttgtttatctcttgaaaaaacttctggggtaattgtattggtaatgattgaaataaatattgtagtctagggaatatattcatttttatagtatttactctacctactaatgttattggtaatgccatccatttatcaagatcttcctgaatttttttcaaaagtggtgaataatttaatttgtataagttttttatgtcattgtcaactcttatacctaaatattttataccatttgccggccatctaaattgagttgttaatcgacattgactatagtctccattagtaagaggtaaaatttcacttttatcccaatttactttataacctgatattttcccatattcttctaatctataagataatttacataatgaatgtaatggatctgttaaataaagtaaaacatcatcagcaaataaattaatcttgtattcttcctgattaactctgaaacccttaatatctgggtccattctaattaattcagctaatggctctattgccaacacaaacaaagcaggtgataatggacaaccttgcctagttgatcttgttaactgaaatggtgtcgaaatttgaccatttgtcactactttagctttggggttaatatttaaggttttaatccattttataaatgatgttcctaatccatatttttccaataccttaaataaaaaatcccattccaatctatcaaatgctttttctgcatctaaagcaactgccacactcatttcctccctcttttgcgctaaatggattatactaattaaccgggttacattatctgccgattgtctatttttgataaatcctgtttgatccatatgcactaattttggtaagcatttagataatctattagataagatttttgctattattttataatcagtatttaataaagaaataggtctatatgatgctggttttaaaaggtctctatctttttttggcaatactattaaaatagctgttgaaaaagattctggaagtctatgcgttctttccgcttgatgtattaactccataaagggagaaattaataaatctttaaactttttataaaattcaggcggaaaaccatcttctcctggggatttattactttgaagtgatcctagagcttcttcaaccaccttcactgtaaaaggcatacctaatcccttctgttcttccatatctaattttggaagagttatttgtgctaaaaatctttctatcttaacatcatcattt
This window harbors:
- the cisd2 gene encoding CDGSH iron-sulfur domain-containing protein 2, with translation MVLDVLARIIKVQLPAYLKRIPLPVTLGGFAQLTVAEWLRLLPFLGVLALLGYLAIRPFIPRKKQQKDSLINLKIQKENPKVVNEINIEDLQFTKAAYCRCWRSKTFPVCDGSHNKHNELTGDNVGPLIIKKKEV